CCCCTACCCGCCTTACCCGCCACGGAGCGGAGGCGCGCTGCGCATCTACCATCTGTTGCGGGGCCTGGCGGCGCGTCACGAGGTGACATTGCTCACCTTCGCGCCGGACGCGGCGGCAGTGGCGGTGCTGGCGCCGCTGCGGGCGATCTGCGGCGTGATCACTGTGCCCGGCCCGCCCCGGCGCTCGCTGCTGCGGCGCGGCATTACCACCCTGGCCTCGCCAGTGCCCGACATGGGGCTGCGCAACCGGTCGCCGGCCTATGCCGAGGCCCTCAGCCGCCTGCTGGCCTCCCGGCGCTACGATGTGGTGCAGGCCGAGAGCATCGAGATGGCCGGCTACCTGATGCAGGCGCGCGGCCTCGGCCCGCTACTGGTGCTCGACGAGTTCAACGCCGAGTACGTGTTGCAGCGCCGCGCCGCGCTGGCCGATCTGCGCCGGGGCCTGGCGCTGCGCCCTGGAGCTTTCGTGGCCGGACTGTATTCACTGGTTCAATGGCGCAAACTCGCGCGCTATGAGCGGGGCGCGCTGCGGGCCTTTGATCGCCTGCTGGTCGTTTCGGAGCAGGACCGCGCCGCACTGGCCCGGCTTGATCCGCGCCGCGCCCACCGGCTGCGCGTTGTGCCCAACGGCGTGGATGCCGCGCACCTGCGCCGCGGCCCGGTGGTGGGCGACTTCGGCCCGGCCACGCTAACCTTTGTCGGCACGCTGGACTACCGGCCCAACCTCGACGCGCTACGCTGGTTCGTGAAGGATGTGTTGCCGCGCATCAGGGCGCAACGGCCCGACGCGCGGCTGCTGGTGGTGGGCCGGGCAGCGGGGCGCGCCGCGCAGGCCCTGGCCGATGGCGAGGCCGTTGAACTGGTGGGAGAGGTGGCCGACGTGCGGCCCTACATCGACGGCGCAGCGGTCTACGTGTTGCCGATGCGCATCGGCGGCGGGTCGCGCCTGAAACTGCTGGAAGCCCTGGCGATGGAAGCGCCGGTGGTCAGCACGCCGATGGGCGTCGAGGGTGTCGAGGGACTGCGCCACGAGACGCACCTGCTGATCGCCGAGGGCGCTGAGAGCTTCGCTGCCGCGGTGCTGCGCCTGATCGCCGATCCTGACCTGGGGGCGCGCCTTGGCGCCACTGGGCGCGCCCACGTGGCGGCGCACTACGACTGGAAGATGATCGTGCCGCGCCTGGAGGCGGCGTATCGTTGAGCCAGGGTCACAGGCGCGGCAGCCTGGTGGCAGCGGCGCCAGGTCACATTGAGACGCCCCATACAGCAATCCAAAATCCAAAATCTAAAATCCCAAATCGTATCACGGTGTTCGCCGGCTCAACCCGCCGTCGGTGGCGACCCACAGACTCCCATCGGGCGCGACGAGCAGCGCATTCACCGTGTTCCCTGCCAGGCCAGCTTCGACCGTTATCCGTTCCAGGCTGCCATCTTTGCCCAGGCGCAATAATCCATCGTTCGATGTGCCGATCCAGATGGTTTCATCGGGCAAGGCCGCGAGGCTCAGAATACCGCCGCGGATGTCTCCACCCGGCGGGAGCAGCGTTTGCCACGTTCCATCGGCGGCGCGCCGGATCAGGCTGCCGCCTTCGGCGATGTCGGCAAAGGCGAAGAGCAGCGATCCGTCGGCGAGAGCGAGGATGGCGCGCACATTGCCGGCCGGCAACCCGTCTGCCTGGCCGAAGCTTGCCCACTGTTCATCAGGGCTCAGACGGCCAACCCCATTCTCCGTAGCGAACCACAGCGCGCCATCGGGCGCGGGGGCGATGGCAAATACCGTGCTCCCCGCCAGACCATCGGCCTCGCTGAATTGCCGCCAGGTTCCCTCAGCGTCGCGCCGGAAGACTCCCTGGTAAAATGTACCCACCCACAGCGCGCCGTCCGCCGTTGCTGCCAGCGCCAGCACGTGCGCATTCGCGGGCCAGTCGGGCGAGTCGGGGAGCTGGATCCATTCTGGGAGGTCCGGCGTCACACGCAACACGCCCTGAGTCGTGCCTGCCCACAGGTCGCCAGAGGCGTCGGTTGCCAGCGCGGTGATCTCCGAGGACAACCGATCGGAGAGGAATGCCTGCCAGTCTCCTTCCGCATCAAGACGACTGAGACCCTGTGCCGTCCCTACCCAGAGATCCCCATTTGGTGCGCGCGCCAGTGACGTGATCTGATTGGAACTGTCAACTGGACCGTCACTATCCTGCAACGTTTGCCAGGCGCCATCCGGCAGCAGGCGAGCGATGCCGCGGTCCGTGCCGAACCAGATCGAGCCGTCCGCGCCGGGAGCGACACGCGGCACAAATGCCGGGGCGGCGCCGCTCTCCGGCGCGGCGCCGATGGTTTCATAGCTCCCGTCGGGGTCTAAGCGAATGGCGCCGGTCTCCGTAGCCACCCAGATCACCCCGTCCGCACCCACCGCAAGATCGCGGAAGAGCGACCCTCTGATGGATTCCTGTTCTGTCTGCTCGATCACCAGCGCCCGTTCCAGGCGACGATCAGGGGTCAGCCGGAGCACGGCGGAACCAATGCCAGTATCGGTGCGCAGCGTATTGA
Above is a genomic segment from Chloroflexaceae bacterium containing:
- a CDS encoding glycosyltransferase family 4 protein, producing the protein MHILLLSPYPPYPPRSGGALRIYHLLRGLAARHEVTLLTFAPDAAAVAVLAPLRAICGVITVPGPPRRSLLRRGITTLASPVPDMGLRNRSPAYAEALSRLLASRRYDVVQAESIEMAGYLMQARGLGPLLVLDEFNAEYVLQRRAALADLRRGLALRPGAFVAGLYSLVQWRKLARYERGALRAFDRLLVVSEQDRAALARLDPRRAHRLRVVPNGVDAAHLRRGPVVGDFGPATLTFVGTLDYRPNLDALRWFVKDVLPRIRAQRPDARLLVVGRAAGRAAQALADGEAVELVGEVADVRPYIDGAAVYVLPMRIGGGSRLKLLEALAMEAPVVSTPMGVEGVEGLRHETHLLIAEGAESFAAAVLRLIADPDLGARLGATGRAHVAAHYDWKMIVPRLEAAYR